Proteins encoded together in one Pseudomonadota bacterium window:
- a CDS encoding radical SAM protein, whose amino-acid sequence MGGRSAHSFFRPALTDLIPLPEGSELFVLEDRYPVGFAPDESEPCHLEDDPVSPGNPVQAVAAFMVPAHTAIYSAAFEKKDRGSKHLPLFAYTAVGWLDDRFWVAGFRSDADLRQEPGRFTQSRIKKATEKRLREYPKNRLVQHLGKCSLTYGCPAAVNYFMDSWEAPLPTAPACNARCIGCISLQPSGCCPATQDRIKFVPSEAEITEIGVGHLQRVKRGVVSFGQGCEGEPLTEAETIEEAIRSIRKKTATGTINLNSNSSRPAAVAKLAAAGLDSLRVSMNSAQDHYHHRYYRPKDFTFSEVKESIRIMKEADRFVSLNYFILPGFTDDPAEYDALCTLISEYKPDFIQLRNLNMDPDWYLEEIGFAATGEAIGILNWWEKLKKKFPELRFGYFNPPIK is encoded by the coding sequence ATGGGAGGGCGCAGCGCCCATTCCTTTTTCCGCCCCGCCCTCACCGACCTGATCCCGCTCCCCGAAGGCAGCGAACTCTTTGTTCTGGAAGACCGTTATCCGGTCGGCTTTGCCCCTGATGAAAGCGAGCCCTGCCACCTGGAAGATGATCCCGTAAGTCCGGGCAATCCCGTGCAGGCAGTGGCGGCTTTCATGGTCCCGGCCCATACCGCGATTTATTCCGCCGCATTCGAAAAAAAAGACCGGGGCAGCAAACACCTGCCGCTTTTTGCCTATACCGCAGTCGGCTGGCTTGACGACCGCTTCTGGGTGGCGGGATTCCGCAGCGATGCCGATCTCCGCCAGGAGCCGGGCCGATTCACCCAATCGCGGATCAAAAAAGCCACCGAGAAGCGGTTGCGGGAATACCCCAAAAACCGCCTGGTCCAGCATCTCGGCAAATGCAGCCTTACCTATGGCTGCCCGGCCGCGGTCAATTATTTCATGGACAGCTGGGAAGCCCCGTTGCCGACCGCTCCTGCCTGTAACGCCCGGTGTATCGGCTGTATTTCCCTGCAGCCCTCAGGGTGCTGCCCGGCCACCCAGGACCGAATCAAGTTTGTTCCCAGCGAAGCCGAAATCACCGAAATTGGTGTCGGCCATCTGCAGCGGGTGAAAAGAGGGGTGGTCAGTTTCGGCCAGGGCTGTGAAGGAGAGCCGCTCACCGAGGCGGAGACCATTGAAGAGGCGATCAGATCCATCAGGAAGAAAACCGCCACCGGCACCATCAACCTGAACAGCAATTCCAGCCGCCCGGCGGCAGTCGCCAAACTTGCCGCAGCCGGGCTCGACAGCCTGCGGGTCAGCATGAACAGCGCCCAGGACCATTATCACCACCGCTACTACCGGCCTAAGGATTTCACCTTTTCCGAGGTGAAGGAATCGATCAGGATCATGAAAGAGGCGGACAGATTCGTCTCCCTGAACTATTTCATCCTCCCCGGATTCACCGACGACCCCGCCGAATACGATGCCCTCTGCACACTGATCAGTGAATACAAGCCGGACTTTATCCAGCTCAGGAACCTGAACATGGACCCGGACTGGTATCTGGAGGAGATCGGGTTTGCGGCGACCGGCGAAGCGATCGGGATTTTAAATTGGTGGGAGAAACTGAAGAAGAAGTTCCCGGAATTACGGTTCGGGTATTTTAATCCGCCTATAAAGTAA